In Deinococcus sedimenti, a single genomic region encodes these proteins:
- a CDS encoding DHCW motif cupin fold protein has product MQLTDIPFGVTTWADVPATEHPGERGAATWRTRQFGAGPGGPVRVRMVEYSAGYLADHWCEKGHILLVLAGQLDTELADGRTFTLRPGESYQVADQAEAHRSSTAVGATLFIVD; this is encoded by the coding sequence ATGCAGCTGACCGACATTCCCTTCGGGGTGACCACCTGGGCCGACGTGCCCGCCACCGAGCACCCCGGCGAGCGCGGCGCGGCGACGTGGCGCACCCGGCAGTTCGGAGCCGGACCGGGTGGACCCGTGCGTGTGCGGATGGTCGAGTACAGCGCCGGGTATCTGGCCGACCACTGGTGCGAGAAAGGCCACATCCTGCTCGTGCTGGCCGGGCAGCTGGACACCGAACTGGCCGACGGGCGCACCTTCACGCTGCGGCCCGGCGAGTCGTATCAGGTGGCCGATCAGGCCGAAGCGCACCGGTCGAGTACCGCCGTGGGGGCCACGCTGTTCA
- the rho gene encoding transcription termination factor Rho, which yields MTDTHQSLPFHELQQKILPELHLIAAGYGIENYRKLKKDALALAIMEHQAASEGQLLARGFLEISPDGYGFLQADLLDPNSRTVLISAGVIKQYHLRTGDEIIGRARKPRENERFGALVQVEAVNGVDPETARRRPRFDDLTPTFPDAQLVLEDPTMDDGLSLRVVDLLVPIGRGQRALIVAPPKAGKTSLLKKIANSIVKNYPDVTVMVLLVDERPEEVTDFRESVQGAQVIASTFDEPPQHHVRVAEFVHERARRIVEEGGHVVILLDSITRLARANNLVTPPTGRTLSGGLDSNALHWPKRFLGAARNIREGGSLTILATALVETGSRMDDVIFEEFKGTGNAELVLSRRLEERRIFPALDILKSGTRREELLLQPEVLKKMWLLRKVISDMDPADAMEMLLSRMGKTRNNVEFLQALAGG from the coding sequence GTGACCGACACCCATCAGAGCCTCCCGTTTCACGAGTTGCAGCAGAAGATCCTCCCGGAACTGCACCTGATCGCCGCCGGGTACGGCATCGAGAACTACCGCAAGCTGAAGAAGGACGCCCTGGCCCTGGCGATCATGGAGCATCAGGCGGCCAGTGAAGGCCAGCTGCTCGCGCGCGGCTTCCTGGAGATCAGCCCTGACGGGTACGGCTTCCTGCAGGCCGACCTGCTCGACCCGAACAGCCGCACGGTGCTGATCAGCGCCGGCGTGATCAAGCAGTACCACCTGCGGACCGGGGACGAGATCATCGGCCGCGCCCGCAAGCCCCGCGAGAACGAACGCTTCGGCGCGCTGGTGCAGGTGGAGGCCGTGAACGGCGTGGACCCCGAGACGGCCCGCCGCCGCCCGCGCTTCGATGACCTGACCCCCACCTTCCCGGACGCGCAGCTGGTGCTGGAAGACCCCACCATGGACGACGGCCTGAGCCTGCGCGTCGTGGACCTGCTGGTGCCCATCGGGCGCGGGCAGCGTGCGCTGATCGTCGCGCCGCCCAAGGCCGGCAAGACCAGCCTGCTGAAGAAGATCGCGAACTCCATCGTCAAGAACTACCCGGACGTGACCGTCATGGTCCTGCTGGTCGACGAACGCCCAGAGGAGGTCACGGACTTCCGCGAGAGCGTGCAGGGTGCGCAGGTCATCGCCAGCACCTTCGACGAGCCGCCCCAGCATCACGTGCGCGTCGCGGAGTTCGTGCACGAACGCGCCCGCCGCATCGTCGAGGAGGGTGGGCACGTCGTGATCCTGCTGGACTCCATCACGCGACTGGCCCGCGCGAACAACCTCGTCACCCCGCCCACCGGGCGCACCCTGTCCGGCGGTCTGGACAGCAACGCCCTGCACTGGCCCAAACGCTTCCTGGGTGCCGCACGCAACATCCGCGAGGGTGGCAGCCTGACCATCCTGGCGACCGCCCTCGTGGAGACCGGCAGCCGCATGGACGACGTGATCTTCGAGGAATTCAAGGGCACCGGCAACGCGGAACTCGTGCTGTCGCGCCGCCTCGAGGAACGCCGGATCTTCCCGGCGCTGGACATCCTGAAGTCCGGCACGCGCCGCGAGGAACTGCTGCTGCAGCCTGAAGTCCTGAAGAAGATGTGGCTGCTGCGCAAGGTCATCAGTGACATGGACCCCGCGGACGCGATGGAGATGCTGCTGTCCCGCATGGGTAAAACCCGGAACAACGTCGAATTCCTGCAGGCCCTGGCCGGCGGCTGA